One region of Terriglobales bacterium genomic DNA includes:
- a CDS encoding HipA family kinase translates to MRGGAQSQLMRCSDSNLYVVKFRNNPQHPRVLANELVATRLAEKVGLPVPKAEVVEVSAWLIEHSPEMTIQVAGRSERCADGLQFGSRYILPPFDGQVLDWLPQSHLERVRNLSDFAGMLAFDKWTANANGRQAVFWKRARERKYTVSFIDHGYCFNAGEWTFPDSPLRGVYPWNEVYEGVRDWGSFDPCLTRIEQLEDSAIWECGNDVPPEWYGGDWDALERLLNGLIRRKSQVRELIEEFRTSSRDPFPEWRAEASAD, encoded by the coding sequence ATGCGCGGGGGAGCGCAATCGCAACTGATGCGCTGCTCCGACAGCAACCTGTACGTAGTGAAATTCCGCAACAACCCCCAACATCCGCGAGTGCTGGCTAACGAACTGGTGGCCACTCGGCTGGCGGAAAAAGTTGGCCTGCCGGTCCCGAAGGCCGAAGTCGTGGAGGTCAGCGCCTGGCTGATTGAGCACAGCCCGGAGATGACCATCCAGGTGGCGGGACGCAGCGAGCGGTGCGCGGATGGGCTGCAGTTCGGCTCACGTTACATTCTGCCGCCGTTCGACGGCCAGGTGCTCGACTGGCTGCCGCAGTCGCATTTGGAGCGAGTGCGCAATCTTTCAGATTTTGCCGGCATGCTGGCGTTCGATAAATGGACGGCAAACGCCAACGGCCGGCAGGCAGTCTTCTGGAAGAGGGCGCGCGAGCGCAAGTACACGGTTTCGTTCATTGATCATGGGTACTGCTTCAACGCAGGTGAGTGGACATTTCCTGACTCGCCGTTGCGCGGCGTCTATCCGTGGAACGAGGTGTACGAGGGTGTTCGCGACTGGGGCTCGTTCGATCCGTGCCTGACACGGATCGAACAGCTCGAGGATTCGGCCATCTGGGAATGCGGCAACGATGTGCCACCGGAGTGGTACGGCGGCGACTGGGATGCGCTGGAGCGGCTGCTCAACGGCCTCATCCGGCGCAAGAGCCAGGTGCGGGAGTTGATCGAGGAGTTTCGCACATCGTCGCGCGATCCTTTTCCGGAGTGGCGGGCGGAAGCGAGCGCGGACTAA
- a CDS encoding terminase — MPLQAQATQREFERRAGTRNIVLKARQVGITTWVAARFFIDTITRPGCMTVQVAHDHSSAEAIFRIVHRFLENLPEALRTGALQTRRSNVRQIVFPLLDSEYRVESAGDANAGRGLTIRNLHCSEVARWPRDAGETLASLRAAVVPGGEIVLESTPSGAAGSFFREWQQAEHSGYVRHFFPWWWEATYRRPLEQALELTEEEQVLAERWSLSHEQIAFRREIVAQFGRLARQEFAEDAESCFLASGECVFDVATIDRRLADCAPPLEMRDNERLAIWWPPQPGSDYTIGVDPAGGGSEGDFSCAQVVETRTGLQCAELYGHLPPRELAAAVAKLGREYNHATLAVERNNHGQAVLAHLVASEHYQQIYQQQGKLGWYTSAISRPNMLEQFAVLLSDAPQLFSSMRLLRECRTFVRRPDGSAGAASGAHDDAIMAMAIAAAVRKEVSTVSRSGLRFLSLPIRHGLR, encoded by the coding sequence GTGCCGCTCCAGGCGCAAGCCACGCAGCGCGAGTTCGAGCGCCGGGCCGGGACACGCAACATCGTATTGAAGGCGCGCCAGGTCGGAATCACCACCTGGGTGGCGGCACGGTTTTTTATCGACACGATCACACGGCCCGGGTGCATGACCGTGCAAGTAGCGCACGACCACAGTTCGGCGGAGGCGATTTTCCGCATCGTGCATCGCTTCTTGGAGAACCTGCCGGAAGCGCTACGCACCGGGGCGCTGCAAACGCGGCGTTCCAACGTCCGGCAGATTGTGTTTCCGCTGCTCGACAGCGAGTACCGAGTGGAGTCGGCGGGTGACGCGAATGCCGGGCGCGGGCTCACGATTCGCAACCTGCACTGCTCCGAGGTTGCGCGCTGGCCGCGCGACGCCGGGGAGACGCTGGCGTCACTGCGCGCGGCCGTTGTTCCCGGCGGCGAAATTGTGCTGGAGTCCACTCCCAGCGGCGCCGCCGGGAGTTTTTTCCGGGAGTGGCAACAGGCGGAGCACAGCGGCTACGTCCGCCACTTCTTTCCCTGGTGGTGGGAGGCAACGTACCGGCGTCCGCTGGAACAGGCACTGGAGTTGACGGAGGAAGAGCAGGTCCTCGCGGAACGCTGGTCGCTCTCGCACGAGCAGATCGCGTTTCGGCGCGAAATTGTCGCGCAGTTCGGCCGTCTGGCGCGGCAGGAGTTCGCCGAAGACGCCGAGAGCTGTTTTCTGGCGTCGGGAGAGTGCGTCTTCGACGTCGCGACGATTGACCGCCGGCTGGCTGATTGCGCGCCTCCGCTGGAAATGCGCGACAACGAGCGGCTCGCTATCTGGTGGCCGCCGCAGCCCGGCAGCGATTACACCATCGGTGTGGACCCGGCCGGCGGCGGAAGTGAGGGAGACTTCTCCTGTGCCCAGGTCGTCGAGACCAGGACTGGCCTGCAGTGCGCCGAACTCTACGGGCATTTGCCGCCGCGCGAGCTGGCTGCGGCGGTCGCGAAATTGGGGCGTGAGTACAACCACGCCACGCTGGCCGTGGAGCGCAACAATCACGGCCAGGCGGTGCTCGCGCATCTGGTGGCGAGTGAGCACTATCAGCAGATCTACCAGCAGCAAGGGAAGCTGGGCTGGTACACATCTGCCATATCGCGGCCGAACATGCTGGAGCAGTTCGCGGTGTTGCTGAGCGATGCGCCGCAACTGTTCAGCAGTATGCGATTGTTGCGCGAGTGCAGAACGTTTGTGCGGCGTCCGGATGGTTCGGCCGGTGCGGCGTCGGGTGCACACGACGATGCGATCATGGCGATGGCCATCGCAGCAGCGGTGCGCAAAGAAGTGTCAACTGTGTCCCGAAGCGGACTGCGGTTCCTCAGCCTCCCGATTCGGCACGGGTTAAGGTAA